A window of the Paenibacillus woosongensis genome harbors these coding sequences:
- a CDS encoding calcium-translocating P-type ATPase, SERCA-type — translation MEQKNWHQRSGEELLERFGVSREQGLAEEEARRRQEQSGWNELQEMQKVSPLLLFLNQFKDFMMLVLMAATLISGLLGEYLDAVTIIAIIILNGVLGFIQEFRAERSLRALKQLSAPHAKVLREGRFRDITARELVPGDIVMVESGDRIPADIRWLETSSLDAEESALTGESHPVNKHSETIRESEVPLGDQKNIGFMGTMVTRGSGKGIVIRTGMETEMGKIADLIQNTEAQETPLQRRLEQLGKILIYLALALTVLVVVVGIIHGQPAGSMFLAGVSLAVAAIPEGLPAIVTIALALGVQRMIKRKAIVRKLPSVETLGCASVICSDKTGTLTQNKMTVTHVWLEGRPLEVTGDGYEPVGHVMEQGQPLDVKKDQGLRRLLQISALCGNAVIYEEEEEESAGSRRKGKEEPGGSRWQLKGDPTEGALVTLAAKMGLTPSTLSGVYKREKEHPFDSKRKRMSVVVSHQGGALAFVKGAPDMLLERCSYILWEGKVVPFTGTLRQKVQAANEDMARRALRVLGIAYRELRSHENTNSEDAVESQLVFVGLTGMIDPPRREVRDAIAVCRKAGIKTVMITGDHGLTAEAIAQDLGILQRGGESISGSELNMLSDEELEAKADGISVYSRVSPEHKLRIVKALQRRGHVVAMTGDGVNDAPAIKAADIGIAMGITGTDVSKEASSLILTDDNFSSIVAAIEEGRNIYENIRKFIRYLLASNVGEILTMLFAMLAGLPLPLMPIQILWVNLVTDGLPAMALGVDQPEKDLMEHKPRGATENIFARRLGWKILSRGLLIGLCTLGAFWITLQSNPGAEGQLVKAQSVAFATLVMAQLIHVFDCRSSRSIFHRNILQNRLLVIAVLSSILLLLGVIYIEPLQPIFKTVPLSLRDWSITLVAAGIPTFLLGAGSVWSGRRNRRKYNSSGPFVPAKSTNIRA, via the coding sequence ATGGAACAAAAAAACTGGCACCAGCGGAGTGGGGAGGAGCTTCTCGAACGGTTCGGTGTCTCGCGGGAGCAAGGGCTGGCCGAAGAAGAGGCGCGGCGCAGGCAGGAGCAAAGCGGCTGGAATGAGCTGCAGGAAATGCAGAAAGTATCGCCGCTGCTCCTCTTCTTGAACCAATTCAAGGATTTCATGATGCTCGTACTGATGGCAGCTACCTTGATCTCCGGACTTCTCGGTGAATATTTGGACGCCGTTACTATTATAGCCATCATCATTCTGAACGGAGTCCTGGGCTTTATTCAGGAATTTCGCGCCGAACGGTCGCTTAGGGCGCTCAAGCAATTGTCTGCTCCCCATGCCAAAGTTCTGCGGGAAGGACGCTTCCGCGATATTACGGCGCGAGAGCTCGTTCCAGGTGATATCGTCATGGTGGAGAGCGGAGACCGTATTCCGGCCGATATCCGCTGGCTGGAGACGAGCAGTCTCGATGCGGAGGAATCTGCGTTAACCGGCGAATCTCATCCGGTGAATAAGCATTCGGAGACGATCCGGGAAAGCGAAGTTCCGCTTGGCGATCAGAAAAATATCGGCTTCATGGGGACGATGGTGACCCGCGGGAGTGGAAAGGGCATCGTCATTCGCACAGGGATGGAAACGGAAATGGGCAAAATCGCCGACCTGATCCAGAATACGGAGGCGCAGGAGACACCGCTGCAGCGGAGGCTCGAGCAGCTCGGCAAAATTTTGATTTATTTGGCTCTCGCCTTGACGGTTCTCGTCGTCGTGGTCGGAATCATTCACGGGCAGCCCGCCGGAAGCATGTTCTTGGCTGGCGTAAGCCTGGCTGTTGCGGCTATTCCAGAGGGCTTGCCGGCAATTGTGACGATTGCCCTTGCATTAGGGGTACAGCGGATGATTAAGCGCAAAGCAATCGTGCGCAAGCTTCCGTCCGTCGAGACGCTTGGCTGCGCTTCGGTCATCTGCTCCGACAAGACTGGCACTTTGACACAAAACAAAATGACGGTTACGCATGTTTGGCTGGAAGGGCGGCCGCTCGAAGTAACGGGCGACGGGTATGAGCCGGTCGGCCATGTTATGGAGCAGGGGCAGCCGCTCGACGTGAAGAAGGACCAGGGACTGCGCCGTTTGCTGCAAATTAGCGCATTGTGCGGCAATGCCGTCATTTACGAGGAAGAAGAGGAGGAGAGCGCAGGCAGCCGGCGTAAAGGCAAAGAGGAGCCTGGGGGATCCCGCTGGCAGCTGAAGGGAGACCCGACGGAAGGGGCGCTTGTCACCTTAGCAGCCAAAATGGGGCTGACCCCAAGCACGCTAAGCGGAGTATACAAGCGTGAGAAGGAGCATCCGTTCGATTCCAAACGCAAAAGAATGTCCGTCGTTGTATCCCATCAGGGCGGAGCCCTGGCTTTTGTGAAAGGGGCTCCGGATATGCTGCTGGAGCGCTGCTCGTACATATTATGGGAGGGCAAGGTCGTGCCTTTCACGGGCACGCTGCGCCAAAAGGTACAGGCCGCGAACGAAGACATGGCGCGCCGGGCGCTCCGCGTTCTGGGCATAGCTTATCGCGAGCTCCGCTCCCATGAAAATACGAACAGCGAGGATGCGGTAGAATCACAGCTGGTATTCGTCGGCCTGACCGGCATGATCGACCCGCCGCGGCGGGAGGTTCGCGATGCGATTGCGGTCTGCCGCAAAGCGGGCATTAAGACGGTGATGATTACAGGGGATCATGGGCTCACCGCCGAAGCGATCGCCCAGGATTTAGGGATTTTGCAGCGTGGCGGCGAATCGATCTCCGGCTCGGAGCTGAACATGCTCAGCGATGAGGAGCTGGAGGCGAAGGCGGACGGCATTAGCGTCTATTCCCGGGTATCGCCGGAGCACAAGCTGCGCATCGTGAAGGCTCTGCAGCGGAGGGGGCATGTGGTAGCTATGACAGGAGACGGCGTCAATGATGCCCCCGCTATCAAAGCGGCCGACATTGGCATCGCCATGGGCATCACTGGAACCGACGTTTCCAAAGAAGCGTCCTCGCTCATTTTGACCGACGATAATTTCTCGTCGATTGTCGCCGCGATCGAGGAAGGGCGGAACATTTACGAGAATATACGCAAATTCATCAGGTATTTGCTAGCCTCCAATGTGGGCGAAATATTGACGATGCTGTTCGCCATGCTGGCCGGTCTGCCGCTACCGCTCATGCCGATCCAAATTCTCTGGGTAAATTTAGTGACGGACGGCCTGCCTGCTATGGCGCTCGGGGTGGATCAGCCGGAGAAGGATCTGATGGAGCATAAGCCGCGCGGCGCAACCGAGAACATCTTCGCCCGTCGACTCGGCTGGAAGATCCTGAGCCGCGGCCTGCTGATCGGCCTGTGTACGCTCGGCGCCTTCTGGATTACACTGCAGAGCAATCCGGGAGCGGAAGGCCAGCTCGTTAAGGCGCAATCGGTGGCGTTTGCCACGCTGGTCATGGCCCAGCTCATCCATGTCTTCGACTGCCGCAGCTCGCGGTCTATTTTCCACCGTAACATTTTGCAGAATCGCCTGCTCGTCATCGCGGTGTTATCTTCCATTCTACTGCTGCTTGGCGTTATCTACATTGAGCCGCTGCAGCCGATCTTCAAGACCGTTCCGCTTTCGCTGCGGGATTGGTCCATTACTCTCGTGGCTGCGGGCATTCCAACGTTCCTGCTCGGCGCGGGCAGCGTCTGGTCAGGGCGGAGGAACCGCCGCAAATACAACAGTTCGGGCCCGTTCGTACCGGCGAAGAGTACAAATATTCGTGCATAA
- a CDS encoding Rqc2 family fibronectin-binding protein translates to MALDGIVTRSIVHELQICVGGRINKIHQPSESDIIINLRSQGENRRLILSANPTYPRVHLTEQSFPNPQEAPMFCMLLRKHCEGGVIEAITQYGMERIIALDIRQRDELGDISAKRIIIELMGRHSNIILVDPNTGVQLDGIHHVTPSISSYRVVMPGFAYTKPPEQHKLNPLETSKEQFLSAWGEAGEAAESSHWLVQAYSGLSPLIADEIYYRARHSEADAKAPLVQEPLQPEALWSAFSAMMLDIARHQYQPMTGNNIKGKHVFSAVLLSMVQGDIRTFNSISACMEDYYGEKALRDTAKQKTSDLLRFLQNERSKNVKKLTKLQEDLAEAEDAEKYRISGELLLASLHQIEKGDKEAELINYYDEEQKPMRISLDPLLTPSENAQRYFKKYNKFKNSLTVIDEQMDIARREITYLEGLLQQLDYATLNDIDEIREELIQQGYLRQRSGKSKKKKKSDRPTLHVYTSSEGIDIYVGKNNLQNEYVTNRLASHNDTWLHTKDIPGSHVVIRSASYGEATLNEAAQLAAYFSQAKESSSVPVDYTLIRHVRKPSGAKPGFVIYEQQRTLFVTPDEALVRSLPNTVK, encoded by the coding sequence ATGGCACTTGACGGAATCGTGACGCGTTCCATTGTCCACGAGCTGCAGATTTGCGTGGGCGGACGCATTAACAAAATACATCAGCCTTCTGAGAGCGATATCATTATCAATCTGCGCTCACAGGGTGAAAACAGAAGACTAATCTTATCGGCTAATCCGACTTATCCACGCGTGCATCTTACAGAACAGTCCTTCCCTAACCCGCAGGAAGCTCCCATGTTCTGCATGCTGCTGCGCAAGCATTGCGAAGGCGGCGTCATCGAGGCGATTACCCAGTACGGGATGGAGCGGATTATCGCGCTCGATATCAGACAGCGCGATGAGCTTGGGGATATTTCCGCCAAACGGATCATTATCGAGCTGATGGGACGGCACAGCAATATCATTCTCGTCGATCCCAACACGGGCGTGCAGCTGGACGGCATTCACCACGTCACCCCTTCCATCAGCAGCTACCGCGTCGTCATGCCGGGATTTGCCTATACGAAGCCGCCGGAGCAGCATAAGCTGAATCCGCTGGAAACCAGCAAGGAGCAATTTCTGTCAGCTTGGGGCGAAGCCGGGGAAGCAGCAGAATCCAGTCACTGGCTGGTGCAGGCTTATAGCGGCCTCAGCCCGCTGATCGCGGATGAAATTTATTATCGCGCCCGGCACAGCGAAGCTGACGCCAAAGCTCCCCTTGTACAAGAGCCCCTGCAGCCTGAAGCGTTATGGTCGGCTTTCTCGGCCATGATGCTCGATATTGCCCGCCATCAATACCAGCCGATGACTGGTAACAACATCAAAGGAAAACATGTATTTTCGGCCGTGTTGTTAAGTATGGTTCAGGGAGATATCCGGACGTTCAATTCGATCAGCGCTTGCATGGAGGATTATTACGGGGAAAAAGCGCTGCGCGATACCGCGAAGCAAAAAACGAGCGATCTGCTGCGTTTTCTGCAAAATGAGCGCAGCAAAAACGTAAAGAAGCTGACGAAGCTGCAGGAGGATCTGGCGGAAGCCGAGGATGCCGAGAAATACCGGATCTCCGGGGAACTGCTCCTTGCTTCCCTTCACCAAATTGAAAAGGGCGACAAAGAGGCGGAGCTCATCAATTATTACGATGAAGAGCAAAAGCCTATGCGGATCTCCCTTGATCCGCTGCTGACTCCGTCCGAAAATGCGCAGCGTTATTTCAAGAAATACAACAAATTCAAAAACAGCCTGACGGTCATCGATGAACAAATGGACATCGCTCGCAGGGAAATCACGTATCTAGAGGGTTTGCTTCAGCAGCTGGATTATGCGACGCTGAACGATATCGATGAAATCCGCGAGGAATTGATCCAGCAGGGATACTTGAGACAAAGAAGCGGCAAAAGCAAGAAAAAAAAGAAGAGCGACCGTCCGACGCTCCATGTCTACACTTCTTCCGAAGGCATAGACATATATGTCGGCAAGAATAATCTGCAGAACGAGTACGTAACCAACCGCCTGGCCAGCCACAATGACACCTGGCTGCATACGAAGGACATTCCGGGCTCCCACGTCGTCATTCGAAGCGCCTCCTACGGGGAAGCCACATTAAACGAGGCAGCCCAGCTGGCAGCTTACTTCAGCCAGGCCAAGGAATCCAGCAGCGTACCCGTCGATTACACGCTGATCAGGCATGTTCGCAAGCCAAGCGGCGCGAAGCCCGGCTTCGTCATTTACGAGCAGCAGCGCACTTTGTTCGTCACGCCTGACGAGGCGCTTGTCAGGAGCCTGCCAAACACCGTCAAATAA
- a CDS encoding PHP domain-containing protein encodes MINDSVFDNLCDLHTHTRASDGMNAPAENVRLAREKGLTAIAITDHDTVAGIEEALAAGKQYGITVVPGVEISTVAAGRDIHVLGYYIDTGDERLLGRLQRLRATREARNDLILEKLHALGMPLTLQEIKDGLGRPLRPDESIGRPHIADALVRKGYAENMRDAFDRYLGEGKPAYASVPRIAPEEAMQWIREAGGAPVLAHPGLYGDDELVKRIIAQGQPAGIEVYHSDHGAADEQRYLEMAEEFDLIPTAGSDYHGVRQGVVFHGDIGSRTVPLSTLELLRQRSGHAGQN; translated from the coding sequence ATGATCAACGATTCGGTATTCGATAATTTATGTGATTTGCACACTCATACCCGGGCCTCCGACGGAATGAACGCCCCTGCGGAAAATGTCCGGCTGGCCCGGGAGAAGGGTCTGACCGCCATAGCGATCACGGATCATGATACGGTAGCCGGAATTGAAGAGGCGCTTGCCGCCGGGAAGCAATACGGCATCACGGTCGTTCCCGGCGTTGAAATCAGCACGGTCGCGGCTGGCCGCGACATTCACGTGCTGGGTTATTATATCGATACCGGGGATGAAAGGCTACTGGGCAGACTGCAGAGGCTCCGGGCTACGCGAGAAGCGCGGAATGATCTCATTTTGGAGAAGCTGCACGCCCTCGGAATGCCGCTGACGCTCCAGGAGATCAAGGATGGGCTTGGCCGCCCGCTTCGCCCCGATGAGAGCATCGGCCGGCCGCATATCGCCGATGCATTGGTCCGAAAGGGTTATGCCGAGAATATGCGGGATGCCTTTGACCGTTATCTGGGCGAAGGGAAGCCGGCTTATGCGAGCGTCCCCAGGATCGCGCCAGAGGAGGCGATGCAATGGATTCGTGAGGCCGGCGGCGCCCCTGTGCTGGCGCACCCCGGGTTATATGGGGATGACGAGCTGGTCAAGCGGATTATTGCCCAGGGCCAGCCTGCAGGCATCGAAGTGTATCACTCTGACCATGGGGCAGCCGACGAGCAGCGTTACCTGGAAATGGCAGAAGAGTTCGATCTGATTCCGACTGCCGGTTCCGATTACCATGGCGTCCGGCAGGGCGTGGTCTTTCACGGGGATATTGGCTCGCGTACAGTACCGTTAAGTACATTGGAACTGCTCCGTCAACGCTCAGGTCATGCGGGTCAGAACTGA
- a CDS encoding selenium metabolism-associated LysR family transcriptional regulator, with protein sequence MALNYHQLHIFYTVAQRGSFSAAAQALHMTQPAVTMQMQSLEDYFGTKLLVRSTKRIDLTEAGKALYPYARKSIELMRETEKAMSQFTSMLEGRLLLGSSLTIGEYVLPRLLGPFGRQYPHISIVLKVMNTTQIIDEIVSHQLNFGLVEAPVHHPDMISEPVMEDELKLVVPAGHPLTSKGSLKLANILSYPFVLREKGSGTRQVMEEQLERSGIDLAELDIVMELGSTGAVKSAVEAGFGLTFLSPSSVKHELALGLLEILEIEDAKFKRQFYSIHLKSTLLPVSAVTFLTFLREQQLPL encoded by the coding sequence ATGGCTTTGAATTATCACCAATTACATATTTTTTATACCGTTGCCCAGCGAGGCAGCTTTTCGGCGGCCGCGCAGGCGTTACATATGACCCAACCTGCAGTAACGATGCAAATGCAATCGCTTGAGGACTATTTCGGCACGAAGCTGCTAGTCCGGTCGACGAAGCGTATTGATTTGACCGAAGCGGGAAAAGCTTTATATCCGTATGCGCGCAAAAGCATCGAGCTTATGCGCGAGACCGAAAAGGCGATGTCGCAGTTCACGTCCATGCTGGAAGGGCGCCTGCTGCTCGGCTCCAGCCTCACGATCGGCGAATATGTGCTGCCGCGCCTGCTCGGCCCGTTCGGACGCCAATATCCGCACATTTCTATCGTACTAAAGGTGATGAATACGACGCAGATCATCGACGAAATTGTAAGCCATCAGCTTAATTTCGGCCTGGTCGAAGCGCCTGTGCATCATCCCGATATGATATCCGAGCCAGTCATGGAGGACGAGTTGAAGCTGGTCGTGCCTGCAGGGCATCCGCTCACCAGCAAAGGCTCCCTGAAGCTAGCGAACATATTATCCTACCCGTTCGTCCTTCGGGAGAAGGGCTCGGGCACCCGCCAAGTCATGGAGGAGCAGTTGGAACGCAGCGGGATCGATCTCGCAGAGCTGGATATCGTCATGGAGCTAGGAAGCACAGGGGCCGTGAAGTCCGCAGTCGAGGCCGGCTTCGGTCTTACATTTCTGTCACCGTCATCGGTCAAGCATGAGCTAGCCCTAGGATTGCTGGAGATTCTGGAAATCGAGGATGCGAAGTTCAAGCGCCAGTTTTATTCGATCCATTTGAAATCCACGCTGCTTCCGGTATCCGCAGTTACGTTTCTGACCTTTTTACGGGAACAGCAGCTACCTTTGTAG
- a CDS encoding MgtC/SapB family protein has translation MIIIFKYGFQDQIGWSNLSLDPSRVAAGVVSGVGFLGAGMIFMQKQTVKGLITAAGIWATAGIGMAVGAGMYFVGIGVMLIIFAGQIVLHGRLGRLTSPKVENITLVLENDTEALERILKQLRELHIAVLSFEVERGGQSMTLALTIQLKGGYDRRR, from the coding sequence ATGATTATCATTTTCAAGTACGGTTTTCAGGACCAGATCGGCTGGAGCAATCTGTCGCTCGATCCGTCAAGAGTCGCGGCCGGCGTTGTGAGCGGGGTCGGCTTTTTGGGGGCGGGCATGATATTCATGCAGAAGCAAACGGTGAAGGGGCTGATTACGGCAGCAGGCATATGGGCGACGGCGGGAATTGGCATGGCGGTTGGGGCCGGCATGTATTTCGTCGGCATCGGTGTGATGCTGATTATTTTCGCAGGACAAATCGTGCTGCATGGCCGCTTAGGCCGGTTGACCTCTCCAAAAGTCGAAAATATCACCCTTGTGCTCGAAAACGATACGGAGGCTTTGGAGCGGATTTTAAAACAGCTTAGGGAGCTTCATATTGCCGTTCTGTCTTTTGAAGTGGAACGCGGGGGACAATCGATGACTCTCGCTTTGACGATACAGCTTAAAGGAGGTTATGACAGGAGACGCTAA
- a CDS encoding YlbG family protein, whose translation MFPERTGYIIWVSDLKAARNLEKYGSVHYLSRRMHYVVMYVNAERAEDIMRNIRKLSYVRKIERSYRNEIKTEYSKEVPDKTQYYGL comes from the coding sequence ATGTTTCCGGAACGTACAGGCTATATCATATGGGTAAGCGATTTGAAGGCGGCAAGAAATCTGGAGAAATACGGGAGCGTGCACTATTTATCCCGGCGGATGCATTACGTCGTCATGTATGTAAATGCGGAACGCGCAGAGGATATCATGCGGAATATCCGCAAGCTGTCGTATGTCCGCAAGATTGAACGATCGTATCGCAATGAAATCAAGACGGAATATTCAAAGGAAGTTCCAGACAAGACGCAGTATTATGGATTGTAG
- a CDS encoding YlbF family regulator, which translates to MSVTELKTVDMAELLTYAYELGDMINNSTAVSDYLYWKRRVEEDPEIQAFVRKLDAQKELFEETERFGHYHPNYHEAKDKVAQVEKELEQFEAVRKFKAAEKELDDILHQMSETIAYSVSDTIKVPSNDPNPKGGGCGSGGSCSCG; encoded by the coding sequence ATGAGCGTAACCGAGCTGAAGACGGTCGATATGGCCGAGCTTTTGACATACGCCTATGAATTAGGCGATATGATAAACAATTCCACCGCGGTATCCGATTATTTATACTGGAAGAGACGCGTGGAGGAGGACCCGGAGATCCAGGCATTCGTCAGAAAGCTTGACGCGCAGAAGGAGCTCTTTGAGGAGACGGAGCGATTCGGGCACTACCACCCCAATTACCATGAGGCGAAAGACAAAGTAGCCCAGGTGGAGAAGGAGCTGGAGCAGTTCGAAGCCGTACGCAAATTCAAAGCGGCAGAGAAAGAGCTGGACGACATACTGCATCAAATGTCGGAGACGATTGCTTATTCCGTATCCGATACTATTAAGGTACCGAGCAACGACCCGAATCCAAAGGGCGGCGGCTGCGGAAGCGGCGGCAGTTGCAGCTGCGGATAG